In a genomic window of Vibrio gigantis:
- a CDS encoding ATP-binding protein translates to MRRLTLALCLTLWLPTLANAQSLQDKWQTLYQLSWQSSPISVSQQELSQYPKILLKESSRYPDFKKFSWEDIAELASIQNHCRAIENTNPSLNDAIEFELALCQQQQLDSIWFAAHSKRHPAGGSFADRYLAHYPENSEQIHPFLSISNPLHPLFPKLKTLTTEGKEALLNGYRAWQQGDVLWLSGEQGWKAIPSEVWQPIAEQQEVTLSGESCSFRYSNLCLSESSNDRLVMKLVTLSLLFTLLCVLTRAIYLRRKERREKQFVLQLLTHELRTPITSLGLTVEMFRNRYDDFPDDTQGAVWRLISDYQRLSQLTQNSKVYLSADQSEPLLKQNASLEEWLDHVCEKHNIEYQCEASEVELNLPYYWLTICLDNLIKNAKQHGQGKVLVKVTLADKLTIEVQDEGQFPSLIQRLLSRVTPSDAHKQDNMGIGLTIVEHLMKQANGRLIILRNPTRCILEIAYEHPIAD, encoded by the coding sequence ATGCGTAGGCTGACATTAGCCCTTTGTTTGACCCTTTGGCTCCCAACGCTAGCCAATGCCCAAAGTTTGCAAGACAAGTGGCAAACCCTGTATCAACTCAGTTGGCAGTCGTCTCCAATTTCTGTATCTCAGCAAGAATTATCTCAATATCCAAAAATTCTTCTTAAGGAAAGCAGTCGCTATCCGGATTTCAAAAAATTCAGTTGGGAAGACATTGCAGAGCTGGCCTCGATACAAAATCACTGCCGAGCGATTGAAAATACCAACCCTTCTTTGAACGATGCCATCGAATTCGAACTGGCTTTGTGTCAACAACAACAGCTAGATTCAATCTGGTTTGCGGCACACTCAAAACGACACCCTGCTGGTGGCAGTTTTGCTGACCGTTATTTAGCCCATTACCCAGAGAACAGTGAGCAAATTCATCCATTTTTGAGTATCAGCAACCCTCTGCATCCGTTATTTCCTAAGCTAAAAACTTTAACGACAGAAGGAAAAGAGGCGCTACTTAATGGATATCGCGCTTGGCAACAAGGTGATGTGCTTTGGTTAAGTGGCGAACAAGGTTGGAAAGCGATTCCATCGGAAGTGTGGCAACCTATCGCCGAGCAGCAAGAAGTCACCTTGTCGGGCGAAAGCTGTTCTTTTCGTTACAGTAACCTGTGCCTGAGCGAGTCGAGCAACGATAGGCTTGTCATGAAGCTTGTGACTCTCTCATTACTTTTCACGCTACTTTGCGTGTTAACTAGAGCCATATATCTACGTAGGAAAGAACGCAGAGAGAAGCAGTTTGTGTTACAACTCCTTACTCATGAACTCCGCACACCAATCACTAGCCTTGGCTTAACCGTCGAAATGTTCAGAAACCGCTACGATGATTTTCCCGATGACACCCAAGGCGCAGTTTGGCGCTTAATATCCGACTATCAAAGGCTTTCCCAACTTACTCAAAACAGTAAAGTGTACTTGAGTGCAGATCAGTCAGAGCCCTTGTTGAAGCAAAACGCATCATTAGAAGAGTGGCTCGACCATGTCTGCGAAAAGCACAATATTGAATATCAATGTGAAGCAAGCGAAGTCGAGCTTAATCTTCCGTATTATTGGTTAACCATCTGCCTTGATAACTTGATCAAAAATGCCAAGCAACACGGACAAGGTAAGGTTTTAGTTAAGGTCACCCTTGCCGATAAGCTGACCATAGAAGTGCAAGATGAAGGCCAGTTCCCTTCTTTGATACAACGACTATTATCCCGAGTAACGCCAAGCGATGCACACAAACAAGATAACATGGGCATTGGCCTGACGATCGTCGAACACTTGATGAAACAAGCCAATGGCCGTCTCATTATTCTCCGTAACCCAACACGATGCATTTTGGAAATCGCTTATGAACACCCTATTGCTGATTGA
- a CDS encoding YbhB/YbcL family Raf kinase inhibitor-like protein, giving the protein MKTIIKSVLAMSILAAGSVQAFELTSNDIQEGHPMAKTFEYSIWGCDGDNLSPQLMWKDAPAGTKSFAITAYDPDAPTESGFWHWVAFDIPATVNELPRAVDIAKLGGKEGRIDYGTVGFGGACPPEKDGMHRYQFTVWALPTDKLSLDENTPSAVVGFTLNSMALDKARLTATYTR; this is encoded by the coding sequence ATGAAAACAATCATAAAATCAGTATTGGCAATGAGCATCTTGGCTGCAGGTTCAGTTCAGGCATTTGAACTCACGAGCAATGATATTCAAGAAGGTCACCCAATGGCGAAGACGTTTGAATACTCTATCTGGGGTTGTGATGGCGATAACTTATCACCTCAGTTGATGTGGAAAGACGCGCCAGCAGGAACCAAAAGTTTTGCGATTACCGCTTACGACCCGGATGCACCAACCGAAAGTGGTTTTTGGCATTGGGTCGCATTTGACATCCCAGCAACGGTAAACGAATTACCACGCGCTGTGGACATCGCGAAGTTAGGTGGCAAAGAAGGGCGCATCGATTACGGAACCGTCGGCTTTGGTGGTGCTTGCCCTCCCGAGAAGGACGGCATGCACCGTTACCAATTCACCGTTTGGGCATTACCAACGGACAAACTTAGCCTAGATGAAAACACGCCGTCTGCTGTGGTTGGATTTACCTTGAACAGTATGGCTTTAGACAAAGCGAGATTGACCGCAACTTATACACGTTAA
- a CDS encoding helix-turn-helix transcriptional regulator: protein MNHQYQVTIFRAEQLQKLRNVRILSPSIIQIIRGSKRLFWKDSAAEISQSELLLCEASASLSFENMPHKGRFLSRVFSFQFQPSQAMLDLSEERSNELGLPTVQADRNLQDSLNALFSFDTQSMSKEAQRFWLLGLYQQLAEKGVLHRLFASANVSFSQKLSHYLSHSPEEKHPLESVAERFAMSRTTLIRKLKLEGMQYREVLAEVRLSHALYLMQNGQQNVAMLAQSCGYQSEGRFSQRFKGKFGLSPSEYIKTVASDRGATP from the coding sequence ATGAATCATCAATATCAAGTGACGATCTTTCGCGCAGAACAATTACAAAAGCTGCGTAATGTGAGGATTCTATCCCCAAGTATTATTCAGATAATTAGAGGCAGTAAGCGCCTGTTTTGGAAAGATTCAGCGGCAGAGATCTCGCAATCTGAGCTGTTGTTGTGTGAGGCGTCAGCTTCACTAAGCTTTGAGAATATGCCCCATAAAGGGCGTTTCTTGTCGCGAGTATTCAGCTTTCAATTCCAACCTTCTCAGGCGATGCTTGATTTAAGTGAGGAACGTTCAAACGAGCTGGGGTTACCTACCGTTCAAGCGGATCGAAACTTACAAGACTCACTCAACGCGCTGTTTTCGTTTGATACACAGAGCATGAGCAAAGAGGCTCAGCGGTTTTGGTTGCTGGGCTTGTATCAGCAATTAGCGGAAAAAGGGGTATTGCATCGACTGTTTGCCAGTGCCAACGTCTCGTTTAGCCAAAAGCTCAGTCACTATCTGTCACATTCTCCTGAAGAGAAGCATCCGTTAGAATCGGTAGCAGAACGTTTTGCGATGAGTCGTACCACGCTGATTCGTAAGCTTAAACTTGAAGGCATGCAATATCGTGAGGTGTTAGCGGAAGTGCGCTTAAGTCACGCACTGTATTTGATGCAGAATGGCCAACAGAATGTGGCGATGTTGGCTCAGTCTTGTGGTTACCAATCTGAAGGGCGTTTTAGCCAACGTTTTAAAGGTAAGTTTGGTTTATCGCCGAGTGAATATATCAAGACTGTTGCGAGTGATAGAGGCGCAACGCCTTAA
- a CDS encoding MFS transporter — protein sequence MSASLRNSIFVMLGILYLSLNLRGPFTSLAPVLSQVMEGLSLNSSAAGFLTALPLLTFALFSPLVTKISQRIGLEPSLLLALVLITTGITLRSFGAITTLYIGTAMIGLGIAIGNVLLPVVVKISFPTRIATVTSLYIFTMGIGSTLGSSLMVPFSELTLFTLTGWQLALLMNLIFPILALMIWLPKITKRSSSKSTKQNEENPVPLKKMIKSGVAWQVTLALGLNSFTFYSLAGWLPQILNDLGYSEIDAGYIYGFLQFSTMVPGLLLLPFLGKSNNQRWLITLCTSSVFIGLIGLLYLPDFAIFWVGLFGLANCSTFIIALSFVGLRTSNSSQAASLSGMAQGIGYALAATGPTLVGKLHSQTGSWSVPILLIAGVAFACTIFAALAARDTKVSV from the coding sequence ATGAGCGCCTCACTTCGTAACAGCATTTTCGTAATGTTAGGGATTCTATACCTATCACTTAACCTTCGTGGGCCGTTTACGAGCTTGGCTCCGGTGCTTTCTCAGGTTATGGAAGGGCTAAGCCTTAATTCTTCTGCTGCTGGATTCTTAACGGCTTTACCGCTGTTAACGTTCGCCTTATTCTCGCCGCTAGTGACCAAAATATCTCAGCGAATTGGGCTTGAACCTAGCTTGCTGCTGGCTTTAGTTTTGATCACCACAGGTATCACGCTGCGTTCTTTTGGAGCGATTACGACTTTATACATCGGCACTGCGATGATCGGGCTTGGTATCGCAATTGGTAACGTGTTACTTCCAGTCGTGGTCAAAATTAGCTTCCCGACACGCATTGCGACGGTGACTTCTTTGTACATTTTTACGATGGGGATAGGTTCGACGTTAGGCTCTAGTTTGATGGTACCGTTTTCAGAGCTAACTTTGTTCACGTTGACAGGTTGGCAGTTAGCGCTGTTAATGAACCTCATATTTCCGATATTGGCCTTGATGATTTGGTTACCTAAGATCACCAAGCGTTCCTCTTCTAAGAGCACTAAACAGAACGAAGAAAATCCAGTTCCGTTGAAAAAGATGATCAAGAGTGGTGTCGCTTGGCAAGTGACACTCGCACTTGGGCTTAACTCATTCACCTTTTACTCTTTGGCGGGTTGGTTACCACAGATCTTGAACGATCTTGGCTACAGCGAGATCGATGCGGGTTACATTTACGGATTTCTGCAGTTTTCAACTATGGTTCCAGGGCTACTGTTACTGCCATTCTTAGGCAAGAGCAATAACCAACGATGGCTCATTACCCTTTGTACTTCGAGTGTGTTTATTGGATTGATTGGCCTGCTGTACTTACCTGATTTTGCGATATTTTGGGTCGGACTCTTTGGTTTAGCCAACTGTTCTACATTTATTATCGCGCTCTCTTTCGTTGGGTTGCGTACATCAAACAGCAGCCAAGCGGCTTCGTTGTCTGGTATGGCTCAAGGTATTGGTTATGCCCTAGCGGCGACGGGTCCGACTTTGGTGGGTAAGCTGCATTCACAAACAGGCTCTTGGAGCGTACCGATTCTTTTAATTGCTGGCGTTGCCTTCGCATGTACGATTTTTGCCGCGCTCGCAGCAAGAGATACAAAGGTCAGCGTTTAA
- the dsdC gene encoding DNA-binding transcriptional regulator DsdC has translation MYSEDNLYSKNQRLNSHQLSKLHTFEAAARHGSFSLAAQELSMTPSAVSHRINKLEREMDIQLFERAHRKITLTTEGKRIYAALSRTLNDLNQEILDVKNEEISGTLTIYSRPTFAQSWLVPRIASFKQRYPSITLKLLTGNENISFQGHGIDIAIYFDDQFPDKLFCKAFMHESMTPVCTPQYAELHDLNQQPENLTRATLLHDNQAWNYDSNRNEWEVWAQVNKLSTVHSNSNIEFDRSDLAILAAINNAGIAIGRYSVVSKYLEDNTLITPFSEPPVTCKQQYYFATPSEQQSPKVKMFIEWALEQRDQM, from the coding sequence ATGTATAGCGAAGACAACCTGTACTCCAAAAATCAACGACTAAACAGCCACCAGCTTTCGAAATTGCACACGTTTGAAGCGGCGGCTCGACATGGTTCGTTTTCACTTGCAGCCCAAGAGTTATCGATGACACCAAGTGCGGTTTCTCATCGTATCAACAAGCTTGAAAGAGAGATGGATATACAGTTGTTTGAACGAGCGCATCGCAAAATCACCCTGACAACCGAAGGCAAACGCATATATGCAGCGTTGAGCCGTACCTTGAATGATCTAAACCAAGAGATTTTAGATGTTAAGAACGAAGAGATATCAGGCACACTCACGATATATTCACGACCTACGTTTGCACAAAGTTGGCTAGTACCTCGGATAGCGAGCTTTAAACAACGTTACCCATCAATCACATTAAAGCTGCTGACTGGTAATGAAAATATCAGTTTTCAAGGACACGGTATCGATATTGCTATCTACTTCGATGATCAGTTCCCCGATAAACTTTTCTGCAAAGCATTCATGCATGAGAGCATGACTCCGGTTTGTACCCCTCAATACGCTGAGTTACACGACCTTAATCAACAACCAGAGAACCTGACTCGAGCAACGTTATTGCACGACAACCAAGCATGGAACTACGATTCGAACCGTAATGAATGGGAAGTGTGGGCACAAGTGAACAAACTCAGCACTGTGCATTCCAACTCTAACATCGAGTTTGACCGCTCCGATCTCGCGATACTGGCAGCCATAAACAATGCCGGTATTGCCATTGGACGCTATAGCGTTGTATCGAAATACCTTGAAGACAATACGCTTATCACGCCATTTAGCGAACCGCCCGTCACATGCAAACAACAGTACTATTTTGCGACGCCTTCAGAGCAACAATCCCCAAAAGTTAAAATGTTTATTGAGTGGGCTTTAGAGCAAAGAGACCAGATGTAG
- a CDS encoding D-serine ammonia-lyase — translation MTELNPKSDLNINKLTSDFPLLKQLIALEEVNWFNPNITTLEQGLPYVGLGDKDIHDASLRLQRFAPYLVKAFPETQVTNGIIESELIDIPSMKSVLEDHCQLPIKGRLMMKKDSHLPISGSIKARGGIYEVLTHAEKLAIEAGLLSESDDYSKLLEPEFRDFFKQYSIAVGSTGNLGMSIGIMSAKLGFTVSVHMSADARAWKKNKLREHGVNVVEYEQDYGVAVEQGRKEAEQDPRCFFIDDENSQTLFLGYSVAGERLKQQFEQQQIVVDKEHPLFVYLPCGVGGGPGGVAFGLKMAFGDGVHCIFAEPTHSPCMLLGVHTGLHDEIAVQDLGIDNLTAADGLAVGRASGFVGRAMERLLDGYYTLTDERMYQLLSELNQAEGIQLEPSALAGMPGAIHVEHNSEYLERLGIAESTLANATHLVWATGGGMVPEQEMAEYLAKSSL, via the coding sequence ATGACTGAATTGAACCCAAAAAGTGATTTAAATATAAATAAACTCACTAGCGATTTCCCATTGCTAAAACAACTGATAGCACTTGAAGAGGTGAATTGGTTTAACCCAAATATCACCACGCTAGAGCAGGGTTTACCTTATGTGGGTTTGGGCGATAAAGACATTCACGACGCAAGCCTGCGATTACAAAGGTTTGCGCCTTATCTGGTGAAGGCATTCCCTGAAACTCAAGTAACCAACGGCATTATTGAGTCTGAGCTTATTGATATCCCATCGATGAAATCAGTACTGGAAGATCATTGTCAGTTGCCGATTAAAGGTCGCTTGATGATGAAAAAAGACAGCCACTTGCCGATTTCTGGTTCAATCAAAGCGCGTGGTGGCATTTATGAAGTACTAACGCATGCCGAAAAGCTTGCGATTGAAGCTGGATTACTGAGCGAGAGCGATGATTACAGCAAGCTGTTAGAGCCTGAATTCCGTGACTTCTTTAAGCAATACAGTATTGCCGTAGGGTCGACAGGTAACCTTGGTATGTCTATCGGCATCATGAGTGCCAAGCTTGGTTTTACGGTATCGGTTCACATGTCTGCTGATGCAAGAGCGTGGAAGAAGAACAAACTGCGTGAGCACGGCGTTAATGTCGTTGAGTACGAACAAGACTACGGTGTCGCGGTAGAACAAGGTCGTAAAGAAGCAGAGCAAGACCCGCGATGTTTCTTCATTGATGATGAGAACTCTCAAACCTTGTTCCTTGGTTATTCTGTGGCGGGAGAGAGGCTCAAACAACAATTCGAACAACAACAGATTGTCGTCGACAAAGAGCACCCATTGTTCGTTTACTTGCCATGTGGTGTTGGTGGCGGCCCTGGTGGTGTGGCATTTGGCTTAAAGATGGCTTTTGGTGATGGTGTTCACTGTATTTTTGCTGAGCCGACTCATTCTCCTTGCATGTTGCTGGGTGTTCACACTGGCTTGCATGACGAAATCGCAGTTCAAGATCTTGGTATTGATAACTTGACCGCAGCAGACGGGCTTGCAGTAGGCCGTGCGTCTGGTTTTGTTGGCCGAGCAATGGAACGCTTATTAGATGGTTACTACACATTAACAGACGAACGGATGTATCAACTGTTGAGTGAATTGAATCAAGCCGAAGGTATTCAGTTAGAGCCTTCTGCATTGGCTGGTATGCCGGGTGCTATTCATGTTGAACACAACAGTGAATATCTGGAGAGGTTAGGCATCGCTGAGTCTACGTTAGCGAACGCGACTCATCTTGTTTGGGCAACCGGTGGCGGTATGGTTCCAGAGCAAGAAATGGCAGAGTATCTGGCTAAGTCTTCGTTGTAA
- the trpS gene encoding tryptophan--tRNA ligase: MKTPQNTNKPEIILTGDRATGPLHLGHYVGSLQQRTSLQHIHDQTILVADMQGLTDNAHNPAKVSSNILNVVADYLAVGIDPTKTTICLQSQLPALAELTMFYSNLVSIARLERNPTVKSEIQNKGFGRSIPAGFLTYPISQAADITAFNATLIPVGDDQLPMLEQTNEIVRKVNSLAGKPILNECKPLLSNASRLPSTDGKNKMSKSMGNAINLGATEKEIRAAVKSMYTDPNHLRIEDPGQVEGNIVFTYLDAFHTDAHYVNELKDHYRRGGLGDGQTKKVLEECLQEIIRPVRARRAELLDDKAQLIDILRKGTQVSRERTETVLFDVKELFGLNIL; the protein is encoded by the coding sequence ATGAAAACACCGCAAAACACGAACAAACCAGAAATTATTCTGACTGGCGACCGAGCGACAGGCCCTTTACATCTGGGTCACTATGTTGGTTCACTTCAGCAGCGCACTTCATTGCAGCATATTCACGACCAAACGATATTGGTTGCTGACATGCAAGGACTTACTGACAACGCTCATAATCCTGCCAAGGTATCGTCTAACATTCTCAATGTGGTGGCTGATTATCTCGCAGTGGGTATAGACCCAACAAAAACCACAATCTGCCTTCAATCACAATTGCCAGCACTGGCTGAACTCACCATGTTCTACAGCAACCTTGTGTCTATTGCTCGTTTGGAGCGCAATCCAACCGTTAAAAGTGAGATTCAAAACAAGGGGTTTGGCCGCTCAATTCCGGCTGGTTTTCTTACTTATCCGATTTCACAAGCGGCTGATATCACAGCCTTTAACGCGACTTTGATTCCTGTGGGTGACGACCAATTGCCGATGCTAGAACAGACCAACGAGATCGTGAGAAAAGTTAACTCACTCGCGGGCAAGCCAATCTTAAATGAGTGTAAACCCTTGCTAAGCAATGCCTCTCGCCTTCCAAGTACGGACGGTAAGAACAAGATGTCCAAATCAATGGGCAACGCTATCAACTTAGGTGCGACCGAGAAAGAGATTCGAGCAGCAGTCAAATCCATGTATACCGACCCAAATCATCTACGAATCGAAGATCCGGGCCAAGTTGAAGGCAATATCGTATTTACTTATCTCGATGCTTTCCATACTGACGCTCACTACGTCAATGAACTAAAAGATCACTACCGCAGAGGCGGATTAGGGGATGGCCAAACTAAGAAGGTATTGGAAGAGTGTCTACAAGAGATTATTCGCCCGGTTAGAGCACGTAGAGCCGAATTGTTGGATGACAAAGCGCAACTTATCGATATCTTGCGCAAAGGCACGCAAGTATCGAGAGAAAGAACAGAAACAGTGTTGTTTGATGTTAAAGAACTATTTGGCCTGAACATCTTGTAA
- a CDS encoding VOC family protein encodes MEISHLDHLVLTVSDLQVTVDFYQRVLGMKPIEFGEGRLALSFGMQKINLHLSGSEFEPKARHVRVGSADLCFVTTTPIVEVVEHIQAQGVVIEEGPVPRTGAKGKIVSVYIRDPDGNLIEVSNY; translated from the coding sequence TTGGAAATCAGTCATTTAGATCATTTGGTATTAACTGTGAGTGATTTACAAGTTACGGTCGACTTTTACCAACGGGTGCTTGGAATGAAGCCCATCGAATTTGGTGAAGGAAGATTGGCGTTGTCATTCGGGATGCAAAAGATAAATTTACACCTTTCCGGTAGCGAGTTCGAGCCAAAGGCAAGGCATGTGCGGGTCGGTAGTGCTGACCTCTGCTTTGTTACCACTACACCAATTGTTGAGGTCGTAGAGCATATCCAAGCGCAAGGAGTCGTGATAGAAGAGGGACCAGTACCGCGAACAGGTGCAAAGGGAAAAATAGTCTCTGTTTATATTCGAGATCCTGATGGCAATCTGATTGAGGTCTCAAATTATTAG
- a CDS encoding putative periplasmic lipoprotein → MMRNLLIFIVSLFFLTACSSTSNHQLDDKTLSNEDAMSKSVEEKGNLETSMGTNAETSGESSHELTISDESINGHDANSNLDSNKGTRTHANAEPESADPSQVAATETIENDAKSSGEKGIGSYFIRHNEPTKTVIKSLEGVTDALNVMTFGIFATGHG, encoded by the coding sequence ATGATGAGAAACTTACTCATATTCATCGTTAGCCTGTTCTTCTTAACAGCTTGTTCTTCAACGAGTAATCATCAGCTAGACGACAAGACATTGAGCAACGAAGACGCTATGTCGAAAAGCGTAGAGGAAAAGGGTAATCTCGAGACTTCAATGGGTACAAATGCTGAGACCAGTGGCGAATCTTCCCATGAACTAACCATTAGCGATGAATCTATAAATGGCCATGACGCAAACTCAAACCTTGATTCAAATAAAGGCACGAGAACTCACGCTAATGCAGAGCCAGAATCAGCCGATCCCTCTCAAGTAGCAGCAACAGAAACAATTGAGAATGATGCTAAGAGTAGCGGTGAAAAAGGTATCGGAAGCTATTTTATCCGCCATAACGAACCGACCAAGACGGTGATTAAATCATTAGAGGGCGTGACAGATGCATTGAACGTCATGACGTTTGGGATATTTGCCACGGGCCACGGTTGA
- a CDS encoding delta-class carbonic anhydrase — protein MKNKSVFLSVAMVMLSAHANASDGNHESVADSVIAEQRANLSENTQGKGFGPQAPRDLGSLQGTNARLFSDAPDSTAMNLCNIHFHKNAEHKGGEFTQYAGNGDGKGFQSGFKYTGKLSTAELKPFEQKICPSDHGSLNSGDTIEVHYVYSTAQVEPGETLGACFNDTITNPQLRVETQVYVLVNDDKALDFEALAKHSKVNGLHQAPNIPQDTGSAIQYAGSTTGPGYNEQGSPFQVTWSVRPQVAKVNIATVGSWCEGNDFNEDHAHGVRNLVVNPELLSPIAN, from the coding sequence ATGAAGAATAAAAGTGTGTTTTTAAGTGTCGCGATGGTGATGTTGTCAGCTCATGCAAATGCATCTGACGGAAATCATGAGTCTGTAGCTGACAGTGTTATCGCTGAACAAAGAGCAAACCTATCTGAAAACACGCAAGGGAAAGGTTTCGGCCCGCAAGCCCCACGTGATTTGGGTTCTTTACAGGGAACTAACGCTCGTCTTTTTTCCGATGCGCCAGATTCAACAGCCATGAATTTATGTAATATTCACTTCCATAAAAACGCTGAACACAAAGGTGGTGAGTTTACTCAATACGCTGGTAACGGTGATGGCAAGGGTTTCCAAAGTGGCTTTAAATACACAGGTAAGTTGAGCACGGCCGAGCTTAAACCATTCGAGCAGAAGATTTGTCCTAGCGACCACGGTTCACTTAATTCCGGTGACACTATCGAGGTGCATTACGTTTACTCGACTGCACAAGTTGAACCGGGCGAAACATTGGGTGCTTGTTTTAACGACACGATTACCAACCCGCAACTGCGTGTAGAAACTCAAGTCTACGTATTAGTGAATGACGACAAAGCACTCGACTTCGAAGCATTAGCCAAGCACTCAAAAGTGAATGGTTTACACCAAGCACCAAACATCCCACAAGATACTGGCTCAGCGATTCAATACGCAGGCTCTACGACGGGCCCAGGCTACAACGAGCAAGGTTCGCCTTTCCAAGTAACATGGAGCGTACGTCCACAAGTAGCGAAAGTAAACATCGCGACAGTTGGGAGCTGGTGTGAAGGAAATGACTTTAACGAAGACCACGCCCACGGTGTGAGAAACTTAGTGGTTAACCCGGAGTTGTTGTCACCAATAGCGAACTAA
- a CDS encoding LysE family translocator, with translation MSLEGAVTFFIAMFIFGITPGPGVFAILSRGMVHGWRKCITLSLGMTCSDLIYLVLACFGLATVAENWSFAFEVIRYVGAAYLIYLGYKMFKSLPEVQGSAELAAKQSQKSELASFAQGFLISASNPKVILFYISFLPTFIDLTVLQSQDIILVSVLAAVALMSGLMLIAMGAGRMASLLKTPRAHKRLNQSAGGIMIAAGSYLAINR, from the coding sequence ATGTCACTAGAAGGCGCAGTTACATTTTTTATTGCCATGTTTATATTTGGTATTACTCCGGGGCCCGGTGTCTTTGCTATTTTATCTCGTGGGATGGTTCATGGGTGGCGTAAATGCATCACGCTTTCGTTAGGGATGACATGCAGTGATCTCATCTATCTTGTACTTGCCTGCTTTGGTCTAGCGACCGTTGCCGAGAATTGGTCGTTCGCGTTTGAAGTGATTCGCTACGTTGGTGCCGCTTATTTGATTTACTTAGGCTACAAGATGTTTAAGAGCCTACCTGAAGTGCAAGGTTCAGCAGAGCTTGCGGCCAAACAAAGTCAGAAATCGGAACTCGCCAGTTTCGCGCAAGGCTTTTTAATTTCAGCATCAAATCCGAAAGTGATTCTGTTCTATATTTCATTCTTGCCGACGTTCATTGACCTGACGGTTTTACAGTCGCAAGATATCATATTGGTTTCTGTTTTAGCGGCTGTAGCTCTGATGTCTGGCTTAATGCTAATTGCAATGGGTGCAGGCAGAATGGCAAGCTTACTTAAAACGCCACGTGCACATAAAAGACTTAATCAAAGTGCTGGTGGAATAATGATTGCTGCAGGATCATATTTGGCGATAAATCGATAA